The sequence CGATTAAGGATCTACGGCCACGTTTGAAACGAAGTATCGAATTCAGCATGGATTGCGGGTTTAGCGGCTCCGATGGGATTCCAAGTGAAGCTTCGTACACCCGGTTAATCCAAAAGCTTCAACAATCTCAGGTATTTCAGCAATCGCAAGAAGCATTGGTTCAGCAAGCTTTTCAAGAGGGCTTAATGGATGCGACTGTGGTTGCTATGGATGCCACTCATGTCAAGGCTAGAGATCGCCAACCCGAGAAGAAGAAGGACGATGTAGAACCAACTGACACGCCACTTCCAAATAAAAAACGTAGGCGTAAACCCAAAAGCGAGCGAGAGCAATGGCTAAAGGAACAGCTAGAACTCGAAGAAAATCGTGCCTTGTTCGAGAAAAAGGTCGAAGCTCAATTACCGTACACCTATGACGAGTTGGTAAAGGAAATTCCGCTATCCCCCGCTTGGGGCGTGAAAAAGAACTCCGAAGGCAAAAAAGTATTCTGGTATGGCTTTAAAGCTGAAAGGTTTCGCTGAAAGACATCCTAACTTACCGGTGGCTCATGTGCTGGCAGATGCTGGCTATGATTTAGTACCGATTACAAGCAAGCGGAGGCCATTGGTGCGCGGTCACTTATCGATTACAATCGACGCAAGGAGCAACCGGATGTAGCAATGGGCAAATATTTCCGTAAGGAATATCCGTTTAACGAAGGACAATGCCAAAAGGTATTCAATAAGAAAATTAGCGATAATCCTAGAAAATATACCGTCCCTGCTCGTGGGAGTGACAGCCATTACGAATTGTACAAAAACGAACCTCCGTCGAACTCGTCAATGCCTACTTGAAAGAATACTTTCAGTTGAACAATATTCGTCATCGCGGAGCCCTTGCTAAGGTTGATTTCGAAATGACTTTGTGGCTTTACCCCCAAACCCCAATAAGCAAAATACCACTAAAGATAACACCCGAGCACACAATCCGCCGCAAGCCCTGCTGCTCCTTCAGAAGGAGGATGCCGAGGAAGGTAGCGAAGATCGTCCCTACCTCCCGCAAGGGGCTGATATGGGCGAGCGGGGCTTGCTTCAGCGCGAAGAGGAATAACAGGTAGGAACCCGGATTCAGCACGCTTCCGAGCAGAATGGTAGATCTGTTGAACTGCCATTCCTCGCGCAGCTTGCGTGAGGTCAGGACCGCCGGGGTCAGGCCGGCTAGAAAGCCGATATTGGTCAACTCAAGCAGCGAAAGCGGAGAGATATACTGCAGGTTCAGCTTATCGACGAATACATAACAGGTCGTGCATAGTCCTACGGTTAAGGCCATTAGAATCGGTATATAGCCTGGGTGGGTGCTCGTTAAAGATTGGCGTCTTGAACCCAGCAGCCCGCTGAGTACAGCGAATCCACCGAGCATACAGCCGATGCCGATCCATCCATAGAGAGACAAGGATTCACCCAGAAAAATCACACCGATAAGTGGGATGAGCAGGGTACTCGTTCCGCGCATCATCGGGTAGATTTGTGATAAGTCGCCCAGCTCATAGGTCCTGGATAAGAGCCATGAATATAAAGCCTGCAGAGCTACAGACAGCAGCAGCAGAGCGTAGGCACCGGCAGATAGTGGCGTTGACCACATCTCAACTATCAGGACCGGGAGCAGCAGAATTGTGGAGATCATCATGATCGACCACAGGAAGACGCTTTTACTCAGGCTTCTTTTGGTAAACATGCTCCATACAGCGTGACAAATCCCGGAAGCCAGAACCAAAAGAATTGGCAGCAGCATTGATTTTTAACTCCTTAAGAAATGATTAATGTTCTGAATTGGTAGCAGGGTCAGGTGTATGGATTGGCTGTTCCAGAAGTAGCGAGCCATCTTCAAGTCGGATCCACGTATCGAACTCTTTATCGCCCTGGGTCAATCGGATGACGCGCGCTCCCCTCATGAAGCCTTCCCGTCCATATGTATTGTAGCCGGTGGCTCGACCATAGCTGAGACGGATGCCATGCAGGCTACCGGTGAAATCATTTATATGATCATGTCCGCAAAAAGTACCCACCACATCGCCCATCTCCAAGAGAGCCGTAAACAGTCCGGAATTCAGGACTGGAGCGCAGACTTGCTCGAGCTTCTGTCCATAGCAGATTTGGGTAGCCCACATCTCAGCATATTCGGGAAGCGGGATATGGAAGAACGCCAGCGCAGGCAGTTTATCCTGGCCTGTTCCGGGATTCAGCACCGCCGATTGTTCCCTTAGCCAATTAATCTGGCTCATCCGGACCCAATTATAGCCGGGGATCTGCTCAAGCCCGGAGTAAGCCCCAGTGTCCAGCATATAGAGAAGTGCACCCGTTCTATTGTCAGTGCCTTCAATCTCGAGGCTGTAATTGCTTGAACCGGCAAGCTCCTTAGGACCGACTTCAGCTAGGCAGTGAGGATGCTCCAGCGCGATCTGCATCAGCTCGCTATAAGTAACCCCCTTCTCTGTATCATGATTACCGAATACAAAAGCCCAAGGGACACCTGACTCCTCTACAGCGGCGACGGCATTGCTGAACGCTTGCCGGGGATTCTCGCATTCCTTTTCCCCCTTAGGAACGGGTCCGGTATAGATCAGATCGCCTGTGAAAATAACCAGGTCCGGCTGCTCCGCTTCCAGCACACGCTCCATAAGCTCCCGGGTGCGCTGATCCTCAGCCCTTCCGTCCATCCAGTGAAGATCGGTGAACTGTACAATGGTGAAGCTTCCGTCCTTTTGGAAGGATAGTTTACTCTTCATGTTGAAATCTCCTCTCTGTTCATCAATCAATTACTCCACCAATCCAGTAATTCCTTTACGGTAAAATTGTATTGTTGTAGATGTTGAATGATCTTTTATTATGTTGTTTCATGTTGATTTTAGGTTGAATATTTGGTTCTGTCAATCCATAAAAGCTGAAAAAGGTAATTATTTTTACAGGAATGGCGTCATTGACAAGGGGGATTCCGGCCCATATACTGATAAAATCAACATCAATACACTCAAAACAACATTCATTATAGCTATACATAATTTGAAGGGCCAATTCACTATTTGCGAAATTACTACTACTGGAGGAAGATGGATGTCTCTGACCTATGAAGAACGCCGGCACACGATCCTCTCTCAACTAGAGCTGGAGGGGAAGGTGCAGGTACATTTTTTGTCCGAGCGGTTCGGTGTCACTACAGAGACTATACGGCGCGATCTCGACCGTCTGGAGAAGGAGGGACGTTTGCGCAAGGTATATGGCGGAGCCTTACGGGGCCGTTCTGAAATGAATGAGCCTAACTTCATGAAGCGCTCCCAGATGCATCCGCTGGACAAGCAGTCCATCGGCAAGGTGGCGGCTTCCCTGATTCAGGATGGCGAGACAGTGATCCTGGATAACGGGACGACCACGCTTGAGATCATGCGGCAGCTTAAAGACCGAGCACATGTGACGGTCATTACCAACTCGGTCCCGATCCTGAATTATGCGCTGGAACAGTTTCAGGGGAAGATTATTTTTACAGGGGGCGAAGTGAATGCCGGTTATCAGGCCGCGGTAGGTATCACCGCTCATGAACTGCTGGGTCAGTTCAAAGTGAACAAGGCCTTCATCTCGGCTGGAGGTCTGTCGCTCTCGGAGGGAATTACCGATTATCATTTGGAAGAGGCACTCATCTCCCGGAAGATGATAGAACGGGCCGAAGAATCGATTCTCGTTGTTGACCATTCTAAATTCGGCGTCACCACATTTGCCCAGATTGCTCCGATTGAACATATCTCCATGGTCCTCACCGATAGCGGCTGCTCCAGGGAATGGAAAGAGACCTTTGCCCGGCTGGACATTGAGCTGCTGACAGGTTCATAACCCGGAGCTGCAGTCGTAAGGCACAATAAGAAGCTGCGTCAGGTTCCAGCAACGTAAAAAGCGCAAACCTCTTGTAAACCATAAGGTGAACAGGGATGGCGCTTTTTGGTGTGCAACCCCTGGGTGGAGATTTTTGTTAGCAGGAGATTACGAGGATGTTTGGTATGATCCTGAACTATTGAAAAATTTATAAGTGGAAGTTTTCAATCAAACAAGAGGAAATGATATAGGATAGATGAAATTGATGGTGCAACAGTAATTGAATACACTATTGATAGTAATTTCGACTTTGTTAAAGATGATGATGGGCATAGAGAATCTATTACAATTCTTGCTATTTGTAGTTACGATCATAATGAATTTTACTGATGAATGACCTAACCTTGATCGGCTTCAGGCCTT comes from Paenibacillus sp. 19GGS1-52 and encodes:
- a CDS encoding metallophosphoesterase family protein, which gives rise to MKSKLSFQKDGSFTIVQFTDLHWMDGRAEDQRTRELMERVLEAEQPDLVIFTGDLIYTGPVPKGEKECENPRQAFSNAVAAVEESGVPWAFVFGNHDTEKGVTYSELMQIALEHPHCLAEVGPKELAGSSNYSLEIEGTDNRTGALLYMLDTGAYSGLEQIPGYNWVRMSQINWLREQSAVLNPGTGQDKLPALAFFHIPLPEYAEMWATQICYGQKLEQVCAPVLNSGLFTALLEMGDVVGTFCGHDHINDFTGSLHGIRLSYGRATGYNTYGREGFMRGARVIRLTQGDKEFDTWIRLEDGSLLLEQPIHTPDPATNSEH
- a CDS encoding DeoR/GlpR family DNA-binding transcription regulator, which codes for MSLTYEERRHTILSQLELEGKVQVHFLSERFGVTTETIRRDLDRLEKEGRLRKVYGGALRGRSEMNEPNFMKRSQMHPLDKQSIGKVAASLIQDGETVILDNGTTTLEIMRQLKDRAHVTVITNSVPILNYALEQFQGKIIFTGGEVNAGYQAAVGITAHELLGQFKVNKAFISAGGLSLSEGITDYHLEEALISRKMIERAEESILVVDHSKFGVTTFAQIAPIEHISMVLTDSGCSREWKETFARLDIELLTGS
- a CDS encoding DMT family transporter — its product is MLLPILLVLASGICHAVWSMFTKRSLSKSVFLWSIMMISTILLLPVLIVEMWSTPLSAGAYALLLLSVALQALYSWLLSRTYELGDLSQIYPMMRGTSTLLIPLIGVIFLGESLSLYGWIGIGCMLGGFAVLSGLLGSRRQSLTSTHPGYIPILMALTVGLCTTCYVFVDKLNLQYISPLSLLELTNIGFLAGLTPAVLTSRKLREEWQFNRSTILLGSVLNPGSYLLFLFALKQAPLAHISPLREVGTIFATFLGILLLKEQQGLRRIVCSGVIFSGILLIGVWG